In Granulicella mallensis MP5ACTX8, the sequence CCATGTCCGCATTCCTACAGAGGAAGACCACGCTCTGCTTCGCTCTCTCCGTTCTTGCGCTGGCGAGCTTAAGCGCCGCCGCTCAATCCGCTCCCGCTACCCTTAGCGGATTCCAAGCCACGGCATCGCTTACCGGACTCACCCATACCGCGAGCGGCATCGAGCTCTCGAATGCGGTCTCAACGTTGAAGATCGACGCCATGCGTCCGGATGTTCTGCGGGTGCGGATCTATCCTAACGGACATCCCGCCGAAGACGCCTCCTGGGCGGTGCTACCGGAGGCCCGCACATCACGGATTGCCGTGACAGCAGAAGACGCAGGCTTCAGCACCTCAGCACTCCGGATAGCGGTGGACGCTGAGCTGCGCATCGTTGTGTCCGACCTTGCCGGCAACGTGCTGCAAAGAGACGCCGCACCGGCCGCGTGGGATGGAACGGGATTCAAAGTCAGCAAGCAGAAGACCGGCGACGACCACTTCTTCGGCCTGGGCGATAAGCCCGGTCCGCTCGACCGCGCCGGGGAGTCCTTCGTCATGTGGAACACCGACAGCTTCGGCTGGCAGGAGTCCACCGACCCCATCTACAAGTCGATTCCCTTCTTCCTGGAGATGCACGGCGGTCGGAGCATCGGTGTTCTCTTCGACAACACCTTCCGCACCTACTTCGACTTCGGCCACGAACGCGCCGACCGCTATACGTTCAGCGCTCCGGACGGCCCGCTCGACTACTACCTGCTCTACGGACCGGAGCCGAAACGCGTCATCGAGACCTATGCCTGGCTCACCGGCCCGACACCGCTGCCGCCGCTCTGGGCGCTTGGCTTTCAGCAGTCGCGCTATACCTATATCCCGCGCACCAAAGTGGAAGAGATCGCCTCCCGCCTGCGCGCCGACAAGATTCCTTCGGACGCTATCTATCTCGACATCGACTATCAGGATCACAACCGCCCCTTTACCGTCGACCAAGGGAGTTACCCCGACTTTCCCGGCCTCATCCACGAGCTTGCCGCAGAGCACCTCCACACGGTACTCATCACCGATCCGCATATCGCCAACCTGCCCCATCAGGGATATAAAGCCTACGACACCGGCGAGGCGGGCGACCACTTCGTGAAACGCAACGGAGAGAACTATGTCGGCCCCGTTTGGCCCGGGCCCTCCGTCTTTCCCGACTTCACTCGCCAGCAGACGCGCGCCTGGTGGGGCACCCTCTACAAGGACTTCGTCGCCGATGGCGTCGCAGGCTTCTGGAACGATATGAACGAGCCCGCGGTCTTCACCTATCCCACCAAGACCATGCCCGACGACGTGAAATACCGCATCGACGAGCCTGGCTTCTCACCGCGCACAACAACGCATCTCGAGATTCACAACATCTACGGCCTGGAGAACTCACGCGGCACACGGGAGGGCCTGCTCGCACTGCAGCCGAATGTGCGACCCTTTGTGCTGACCCGCGCTAGCTATGCCGGAGGCCAGCGCTACGCCGCGACGTGGACCGGCGATAACTCCTCGACCTGGAACCACCTTCGCCAGACCACGCCACAGCTTCTCAACCTCGGCCTCAGCGGCTTCTCTATGTCCGGTGCGGACGTTGGCGGCTTTGCGGGTTCTCCTTCGCCCGAGCTGCTGACGCGCTGGCTGGTGCTGGCGGCGTTTCAGCCCATCGACCGCAGCCACGCCGCGAAAGGCACACGCGACCACGAGCCCTGGGTCGACGGCCCGGAGCAGGAGAACATTCGCCGCCGTTACATCGAAGAGCGCTACCGGCTGATGCCCTATCTCTACACCACGGCCGAAGAAACCTCGCACGACGGTGTGCCGATCCTCCGCCCCCTCTTCCTGGAGTTCCCGCACGCAGCAAGCGATAGCCATCCGCTCGATCAGGACGCGCCGGGCGAGTTCTTCTTCGGCCCGTCGATTCTGGTTGCCGCCTCGCCTTCGCCGGAAGAGGTCGCACCTTACACGGTCGTCCTGCCGTCAGGGCTTTGGTACAACTACTGGACCGGAGAGAAGCTCGATCGTCGTGCGCCGCTCGGCTCACGCGATCTCGAAATCCGCGACCCGACCGTGACCGATACTCCTGCGTTGCAGCCCATCATGGTGCAGCCCAGCCTGGGAGAACTGCCCCTCTACGTTCGCGCAGGCTCGATCATCCCCATGCAGCCGCTGGTTCAGTCCACCGAAGAAAAGCCCAGCGGGCCGCTCACACTGCGCGTCTTTCCCGGCGACAACTGCCATGGCGATCTCTACCAGGATGACGGCAAGAGCTTTGACTATCGCAAGGGTGCTTACCTGCGGCTGCACTTC encodes:
- a CDS encoding glycoside hydrolase family 31 protein; this translates as MPMSAFLQRKTTLCFALSVLALASLSAAAQSAPATLSGFQATASLTGLTHTASGIELSNAVSTLKIDAMRPDVLRVRIYPNGHPAEDASWAVLPEARTSRIAVTAEDAGFSTSALRIAVDAELRIVVSDLAGNVLQRDAAPAAWDGTGFKVSKQKTGDDHFFGLGDKPGPLDRAGESFVMWNTDSFGWQESTDPIYKSIPFFLEMHGGRSIGVLFDNTFRTYFDFGHERADRYTFSAPDGPLDYYLLYGPEPKRVIETYAWLTGPTPLPPLWALGFQQSRYTYIPRTKVEEIASRLRADKIPSDAIYLDIDYQDHNRPFTVDQGSYPDFPGLIHELAAEHLHTVLITDPHIANLPHQGYKAYDTGEAGDHFVKRNGENYVGPVWPGPSVFPDFTRQQTRAWWGTLYKDFVADGVAGFWNDMNEPAVFTYPTKTMPDDVKYRIDEPGFSPRTTTHLEIHNIYGLENSRGTREGLLALQPNVRPFVLTRASYAGGQRYAATWTGDNSSTWNHLRQTTPQLLNLGLSGFSMSGADVGGFAGSPSPELLTRWLVLAAFQPIDRSHAAKGTRDHEPWVDGPEQENIRRRYIEERYRLMPYLYTTAEETSHDGVPILRPLFLEFPHAASDSHPLDQDAPGEFFFGPSILVAASPSPEEVAPYTVVLPSGLWYNYWTGEKLDRRAPLGSRDLEIRDPTVTDTPALQPIMVQPSLGELPLYVRAGSIIPMQPLVQSTEEKPSGPLTLRVFPGDNCHGDLYQDDGKSFDYRKGAYLRLHFTCNVEADGSLTVTIPKREGSFTPWWTAFRIEAVGWTPSATQAVVGGHRSTLEHTTLGWAVTIGDNGKPQTVVLR